One stretch of Longimicrobium sp. DNA includes these proteins:
- the trxC gene encoding thioredoxin TrxC produces the protein MDATTTSRKVTVSCPFCGRLNRVDLARAQDRPRCGECGKPILLDRPVHVSDADFDRVIADAQVPVLVDFYADWCGPCKMMAPFLDEVARSRMGTVLVAKLDTDRSQRTTARFDIRSIPTLMVFKNGQAVDTQVGALPRARIEQMVDAALR, from the coding sequence ATGGACGCGACGACGACCTCGCGCAAGGTGACGGTGAGCTGCCCCTTCTGCGGCAGGCTCAACCGCGTGGACCTGGCCCGCGCGCAGGACCGGCCCAGGTGCGGCGAGTGCGGCAAGCCGATCCTGCTCGACCGCCCGGTGCACGTCTCCGACGCCGACTTCGACCGGGTGATCGCCGACGCGCAGGTGCCCGTGCTGGTGGACTTCTACGCCGACTGGTGCGGCCCCTGCAAGATGATGGCGCCCTTCCTGGACGAGGTGGCGCGCTCGCGCATGGGCACGGTGCTGGTGGCCAAGCTCGACACCGACCGCAGCCAGCGCACGACCGCGCGCTTCGACATCCGCTCGATCCCCACGCTGATGGTCTTCAAGAACGGCCAGGCGGTGGACACGCAGGTCGGCGCCCTCCCCCGCGCCCGCATCGAGCAGATGGTGGACGCCGCGCTCCGTTAG